The genomic DNA gtcaaaatttaactaaatttatttaaatttaattatattttttcgggtacccggtagttcggatactaatcgggttctaaaatttgtaaccaaaaccgacccgaacccgatagtacccaaaccaaactgaacccatatatctaaaaatacccaatggattctatttttctaagcCCGTTtatccgaacccgaatgggtgatacccgaacccgaacgggttagCCGAATGTCCAGCCCTAGTTCTGAGTTTCACACCTCACTGGCCTCTCTCGTTCGATCCGTACGATGATTATAGAGATCATATTCACTTTCATTTTTAATGTTGGTAATGGAAAACCACGTGATAgatgtaaataaaaattcaatattcCTAAATTTAAGGGAAATAAAGCAACAAACATAACATGCCAAATAGTTCAGTCGGTAATTGAAAGTGATGGATTGTTTCATTTTCATGCACTAGATGAACCcacaaatctttataaattatatgtaatatgtttgCTAAGACGCTTGTAAATCCCAAAAGAAGAATGATATGTTATGTTTAAAATATGAGTTAGGTTAGCATTTGTCTTTgtaaaaacccaaaacaaaaaaacccttcATGATTATAGTACTGAAGTTTAATTATGAGCAGGTTGTTTCAATAAATGATTAGGGAAAAAACTTCCATTATTTGCGCGATAATAAGGGAGAAGATTAAGTTGATTACACATGCTGATTTTGTCTTTTGTTCGGTAGATAAATTAAACATCTGATAAGGATATAATTAAAATCGAAGTAGGTCTAACTGCAACTGCAAATAGGATTCAATTCACATTCCCTCAAATTTTTGACACATGTTTAGTGACAATAGTGAAAAGAGTCTCTACAATGTATATAGTTGTATACTAACCAAATTTGTGGTGTGTTTTGTTCTTGcagggttcttttttttttgggaacatGTAGACAAGCCTATTCTATAATTGGAAATTGTAGACTTTTGGCATATAGTTTTACTTACACAAATTTGAAACCAGCTAATTGACAATAAGCAAAGATGGCCAATGGCCATACACGTGTTCATTTTTCTCTGAACCTTTTTTGTTAACGCGTTTACTATTTCTTTGTGTCAATCAAATGCCAAAATGTAAGCGTCAGGATATAAAAACTATTTTGCTTACCCGGAAGTTGCCAAAGAGAGAGTGACTCAAAGATGACTAATTCAAGAACacactcaaacaaaataatctcaCAAGACAAAGTAATGAAAAAGTTTTATTAGATGTTAATGTCGGCTCACGAAAACtcccaacaaaataaaaacaaacacagaaaaaaaccttgattataaaaaaaaatgttcgcAATGCCAAATGTGTTACCCTCATTACGCATTTGTCCCATTGATATAGCCAGCTcgtgactcttcttcttttcttctctctatatctctatttctttcttttctcatacatgattataaaaaaaaaaaattgggtggCACATAAAGTCCACCTCATCTCTACATCTTGTGGACATAACTAAGCACATGTAATTTGAAAACACCATATCACTGTCCCCATCTTCTTATATGTTGTTTTCACCCTtatatttttgcataaaaaaacatatgatatatCCATTTCCTCAATTCAGTAATATAAATATCCCAATCAACCATTCCAACCAACCAACCcattcattaaaattaaaaccataaaacagACATTCactaaaaatgtttatataaaattattcgTACCGCCCACAAATCAGTAACAAAGCCTTTACATTGTTACtgaaaaaacttcaaaatattataatcataataattataAGGTAGAAAATTAACATTCCTTCTATGTAAAAacttcataatcatcatcatcataatagaTAAAATCCACGACCCAAATTGATCGAACACACACCGAACCGGTCCGGTTTAATCAGCGATAGCCCAGTTCATGTCGTTCTCAAAAATCCAGTGACACACTTCGATCCGACCCGGTTTAGACCCGAGAGCTAAGAAAGCTCCATGAGTCGCACCCCATGATGACGTGTCCATGTGACAGATGGCAATCCCGTGGTTAATCTTCTTCTTGCTATCAATCTCCAAGATATCAGCTTCGTACACCCGAACCTTAGGCACGGAGTGGCAGTAATACAACAGGTACGGGTACAAGCTCTGGTGACACGACACCGCTTTCGTCACCTTCCCGCCGTTTATCCCGTTGACTTTTCCTATCACCACCTTCTGCTTCGACCCCGCCACGTTGTCCGTCGTCCTTAGCACCACGCTCCGCCCCAGCACCGAGGTCGCGAAATCGATCATGTCCTCCGCGGATCCGACGCAGCGCTTCGTCTCCCCGACGCTCGGAGGTCTCTCGCACTCCGTCACCGCGTCGGTGATTAAGCCTCCCATCGTCGAGTTCTCCCCGGCGTGGAAGATCCTCTTGATCTCGCCGAGCTTCGAAACGGAGAAGGGTAGTTTAGTAATTATACTCCGGGGTAAAAACGACCTTTTAGGCATTTTATCTTTGATGTCAGGCATGGGAATCACTGTGCCTTCTTTGAGCGACGACTCCCTAAAGAATTTGCCCGGTTCAATCCACTTATTCACGGTTTTGCCATCGCCGACGGTGTTCGCTGTCGAGACGTTGTATTTAGAGAAAGCGACGCCGTTTTTGGCGTATTCCTTGAAGGTTGAGTTCGGTGTGTAGGTCTTGAAACTGATCCTGCTGCCTTCAGATCCTTTGCCATAACCGGTGAATTTTTCCGAACCGGGATTGAAAGATTGACCGTAATTTACGAATTTGACCTTCTCGTTGCTCGAGTCTTTGGCGTAGGAGGAGAAGGAATCGTCTCCGACGTTGGCCTTGTCTCTGTAATTCGAGAATGTGTCATCGGCTGAGTTACCGGCAGCGCCGTAGTTTTTGAAGTTGTTCTGGGGCACGTTCCCGTCGGTTCCGTAGCTTGTGAAGGTGTCGTTGGCGGCGTTTCCGTTCTCGCCGTAGTTTGAGAACCCGGAGCCGATTACGTTGGAGGAGACGCCGTAGGAGGCGAACTCGTTAGGGATCCCGTTTCCGTTTTTGCCGTAGCTCGTGAAGGACTGGCCTGGGCCGGCGTTGGCGTTTTGCGTGTAGGTTTTGAACGATTGAGTTCGACCGTTTGCTCCGTCGGAGTACGCCGTGAATCTGCTCGTCGGGTTGTTCACGTTGTTTTGGTAGTTGGTGAACTCACCGGCGCCGCCGGTTCCGGATGTTCCGTACGAGTTGAATCCTTCCTCGACGACGTTACTGCTGTCGCCGTAGACGCTGAATTTATCGTCGTGTCCGGCTCCGTTACGGCTGTATCTCCGGAACGAGT from Camelina sativa cultivar DH55 chromosome 7, Cs, whole genome shotgun sequence includes the following:
- the LOC104701676 gene encoding polygalacturonase 1 beta-like protein 3 produces the protein MLKQFLLLQSLSFILFNVVIVGGRLIGGGFSAEQNPFTPKASLVRYWNKEIRSESPRSDFLISKASPLNAVDSATFSKLAATNSLPTRFPDFCSAANLFCFPDLGTSLEKHEGDVKFSTYDQKNFTNYGSGRPGGGDSFKNYSKDGNVETDSFRRYSRNGAGHDDKFSVYGDSSNVVEEGFNSYGTSGTGGAGEFTNYQNNVNNPTSRFTAYSDGANGRTQSFKTYTQNANAGPGQSFTSYGKNGNGIPNEFASYGVSSNVIGSGFSNYGENGNAANDTFTSYGTDGNVPQNNFKNYGAAGNSADDTFSNYRDKANVGDDSFSSYAKDSSNEKVKFVNYGQSFNPGSEKFTGYGKGSEGSRISFKTYTPNSTFKEYAKNGVAFSKYNVSTANTVGDGKTVNKWIEPGKFFRESSLKEGTVIPMPDIKDKMPKRSFLPRSIITKLPFSVSKLGEIKRIFHAGENSTMGGLITDAVTECERPPSVGETKRCVGSAEDMIDFATSVLGRSVVLRTTDNVAGSKQKVVIGKVNGINGGKVTKAVSCHQSLYPYLLYYCHSVPKVRVYEADILEIDSKKKINHGIAICHMDTSSWGATHGAFLALGSKPGRIEVCHWIFENDMNWAIAD